The Xiphophorus hellerii strain 12219 chromosome 22, Xiphophorus_hellerii-4.1, whole genome shotgun sequence genome has a window encoding:
- the LOC116712761 gene encoding NLR family CARD domain-containing protein 3-like isoform X1, which yields MNKLIEKVTLKNENESKDLSFKSHDSKDMWWDFKSDQPPPPERMEKVTLKNEYELRDLSFKSHDSRDMWWDFKSDQPPPPERMEKVTLKNEHEFRDLSFKSHDSRDMWWDFKSDQPPPPERMSQKISEIPSGPSGPQYQTQLDSIFMLLKENIVTFVTNELKKIQKVLSPEDPEWSECERDDEELEGENEEQRKSSREAVMKITINFLRRMKQEELVERLQRKHLTAIGQHKLKSSLKKKFQCVFEGIAKAGSPTLLNQIYTELYITEGGTGGVNDEHEVRQIETASRKPHRPETTIRQEDIFKVQPGRDQSIRTVMTKGVAGIGKTVLTQKFTLDWAEDKAHQNIQFIFPFTFRELNVLKEKKFSLVELIHHFFTETKEICSFEHFQVLFIFDGLDESRLPLDFHNKEILTDATESTSVDVLLTNLIRGKLLPSALLWITTRPAAARQIPPQCVGMVTEVRGFTDPQKEEYFRKRFRDEQQASRIISHMKTSRSLHIMCHIPVFCWITATVLKDVLEIREGGELPSTLTEMYIHFLVVQTKVKKVKYDEGAEKDPHWSPESRKMIESLGKLAFDQLQKGNLIFYESDLTECGIDIRAASVYSGVFTQIFREERGLYQDKVFCFVHLSVQEFLAALHVHLTFINSGVNLMEEKQSAIPTLFHKSKIISLHQNAVDRALHSSNGHLDLLLRFLLGLSLQTSQRLLKGLFTQTGSGSQSNQRLLQGLLVQTGSSSQTNQKIVQYIKEKINENVSAEKSINLFHCLNELNDRSLVEEIQQSLSSGSLSTDKLSPAQWSALGFILLSSGEDLDVFDLKKYSASEEVFLRLLPVVKASNKALLSNCNLSERSCEALSSVLRSQSSSLKELDLKNNSLKDSGVKLLSDGLKSPYCKLEKLTLSGCLITEDGCASLVSALKSNPHHLQELDLSYNHPGDSGVNMLSAGLRDPHWRLEMLRVEPAGNRYLKPGPWRYSCQLTFDRDTINQNFQLSNNDRKVTDMQKAHSDTDYLDRRNIPQLLCRNVISDRCYWEVEWRGKIEISVTYRGIRRRGLTNDSVCAKSDDSWSLSCSDDGYTVSHYKNRKLLSSSSFSTVSNRVAVYVDCPAGSLSFYRVSSDSLIHLHTFNTTFTDTLYPGFTVLPGSSVFLC from the exons atgaacaaact gaTAGAGAAAGTCACACTTAAAAACGAGAATGAATCCAAGGACCTGTCCTTCAAAAGCCATGATTCAAAGGATATGTGGTGGGATTTTAAATCAgatcaacctccaccaccagagag gaTGGAGAAAGTCACACTTAAAAACGAGTATGAATTGAGGGACCTGTCCTTCAAAAGCCATGATTCAAGGGATATGTGGTGGGATTTTAAATCAgatcaacctccaccaccagagag gaTGGAGAAAGTCACACTTAAAAACGAGCATGAATTTAGGGACCTGTCCTTCAAAAGCCATGATTCAAGGGATATGTGGTGGGATTTTAAATCAgatcaacctccaccaccagagag AATGAGCCAGAAGATATCAGAGATTCCCAGTGGTCCATCTGGCCCCCAAtatcaaacacagctggactccatatttatg ttactgaaggaaaacattgtcacttttgtgaCGAATGAGTTGAAGAAGATCCAGAAGGTTTTGAGTCCAGAAGACCCAGAATGGTCAGAGTGTGAGAGAGATGATGAGGAGTTGGAAGGTGAGAatgaagagcagaggaagagtagcagagaggcagtgatgaagatcacaaTAAACTTCCTGAGAAGGATGAAACAGGAGGAGCTGGTTGAGCGACTCCAGCGCA AACATCTTACTGCAATTGGTCAACATAAACTAAAATCCAGTCTGAAGAAAAAGTTCCAGTGTGTCTTTGAGGGAATcgctaaagcaggaagtccaacccttctgaaccagatctacacagagctctacatcacagagggagggactggaggagtcaatgatgaacatgaggtcagacagattgaaacagcatccaggaaaccacacagaccagaaacaacaatcagacaagaagacatctttaaagtccaacctggaagagatcaatcaatcagaacagtgatgacaaagggagtggctggcattgggaaaacagtcttaacacagaagttcactctggactgggctgaagacaaagcccaccagaacatccagttcatatttccattcactttcagagaactgaatgtgctgaaagagaaaaagttcagcttggtggaactGATTCATCACTTCTTTAccgaaaccaaagaaatctgcagctttgagcactttcaggttctgttcatctttgatggcctggatgagagtcgacttcctctggacttccacaacaaggagatcctgactgatgctacagagtccacctcagtggatgttctgctgacaaacctcatcaggggcaaactgcttccctctgctctcctctggataaccacacgacctgcagcagccagacagatccctcctcagtgtgttggcatggtaacagaggtcagagggttcactgacccacagaaggaggagtacttcaggaagagattcagagatgagcagcaggccagcaggatcatctcccacatgaagacatcacgaagcctccacatcatgtgccacatcccagtcttctgctggatcactgctacagttctaAAGGATGTGCTGGAGatcagagagggaggagagctgcctagcaccctgactgagatgtacatccacttcctggtggttcagaccaaagtgaagaaggtcaagtatgatgaaggagcagaaaaagatccacactggagtccagagagcaggaagatgattgagtctctgggaaaactggcctttgatcagctgcagaaaggaaacctgatcttctatgaatcagacctgacagagtgtggcatcgatatcagagcagcctcagtgtactcaggagtgttcacacagatctttagagaggagagagggctgtaccaggacaaggtgttctgcttcgtccatctgagtgttcaggagtttctggctgctcttcatgtccatctgaccttcatcaactctggtgtcaacctgatggaagaaaaacaatcagctATCCCTACATtgtttcacaaatcaaaaataatatctCTACACCAGAATGCTGTTGACCGGGCCTTACATAGTtcaaatggacacctggaccTGCTGCTCCGTTTTCTgctgggactttcactgcagaccagTCAGAGACTCCTTAAAGGTCTGTTtacacagacaggaagtggttctCAGAGCAATCAGAGACTTTTACAAGGTCTGCTTGtacagacaggaagtagctctCAGACCAATCAGAAAATAGTTCAATATATCAAGGAGAAGATCAAtgagaatgtgtctgcagagaaaagcatcaatctgttccactgtctgaatgaactgaatgatcgttctctagtggaggagatccaacagtctctgagttcaggaagtctctcaACAGAcaaactgtctcctgctcagtggtcagctctgggtttcattttgttgtcaTCAGGAgaagatctggatgtgtttgatctgaagaaatactctgcttcagaggaggtttttctgaggctgctgccagtggttaaagcctccaacaaagctct ACTGAGTAACTGCAACCtttcagagagaagctgtgaagctctgtcctcagttctcaggtCCCAGTCTTCAAGTCTTAAAGAACTGGACCTGAAAAACAATAGTTTgaaggattcaggagtgaagcttctatCTGATGGACTAAAGAGTCCATACTGCAAACTAGAGAAACTAAC CTTGTCAGGCTGCCTGATCACAGAAGatggctgtgcttctctggtaTCAGCACTCAAATCAAACCCCCATCATCTTCAAGAGTTGGATTTGAGCTACAATCACCCAGGTGACTCAGGAGTGAATATGCTTTCGGCTGGACTGAGAGATCCACATTGGAGACTTGAAATGCTAAG ggtggagcctgctggtAACCGATATTTAAAACCAGGTCCATGGAGGT attcatGTCAGCTGACATTTGACCGAGACACAATAAACCAAAACTTCCAACTTTCAAACAACGACAGGAAGGTGACAGATATGCAGAAGGCTCACTCAGATACTGATTATCTAGACAGAAGAAATATtcctcagctgctgtgtagaaaTGTTATCAGTGATCGCTGTTATTGGGAGGTTgagtggagaggaaaaataGAGATATCAGTAACTTATAGAGGAATCCGTAGGAGAGGACTTACTAATGACTCTGTGTGTGCAAAGAGTGATGATTCCTGGAGTTTGAGCTGCTCTGACGACGGTTACACTGTCAGTCATTATAAGAACAGGAAGCTCCTTTCATCATCCTCTTTTTCCACTGTttctaacagagtagcagtgtatgtggactgtcctgctggcagTCTGTCCTTttacagagtttcctctgactctcTAATCcacctccacaccttcaacaccacattcactgatACCTTGTATCCTGGATTTACAGTCCTACCGGGTTCCTCAGTGTTCCTGTGTTGA
- the LOC116712761 gene encoding NLR family CARD domain-containing protein 3-like isoform X3 has protein sequence MNKLIEKVTLKNENESKDLSFKSHDSKDMWWDFKSDQPPPPERMEKVTLKNEHEFRDLSFKSHDSRDMWWDFKSDQPPPPERMSQKISEIPSGPSGPQYQTQLDSIFMLLKENIVTFVTNELKKIQKVLSPEDPEWSECERDDEELEGENEEQRKSSREAVMKITINFLRRMKQEELVERLQRKHLTAIGQHKLKSSLKKKFQCVFEGIAKAGSPTLLNQIYTELYITEGGTGGVNDEHEVRQIETASRKPHRPETTIRQEDIFKVQPGRDQSIRTVMTKGVAGIGKTVLTQKFTLDWAEDKAHQNIQFIFPFTFRELNVLKEKKFSLVELIHHFFTETKEICSFEHFQVLFIFDGLDESRLPLDFHNKEILTDATESTSVDVLLTNLIRGKLLPSALLWITTRPAAARQIPPQCVGMVTEVRGFTDPQKEEYFRKRFRDEQQASRIISHMKTSRSLHIMCHIPVFCWITATVLKDVLEIREGGELPSTLTEMYIHFLVVQTKVKKVKYDEGAEKDPHWSPESRKMIESLGKLAFDQLQKGNLIFYESDLTECGIDIRAASVYSGVFTQIFREERGLYQDKVFCFVHLSVQEFLAALHVHLTFINSGVNLMEEKQSAIPTLFHKSKIISLHQNAVDRALHSSNGHLDLLLRFLLGLSLQTSQRLLKGLFTQTGSGSQSNQRLLQGLLVQTGSSSQTNQKIVQYIKEKINENVSAEKSINLFHCLNELNDRSLVEEIQQSLSSGSLSTDKLSPAQWSALGFILLSSGEDLDVFDLKKYSASEEVFLRLLPVVKASNKALLSNCNLSERSCEALSSVLRSQSSSLKELDLKNNSLKDSGVKLLSDGLKSPYCKLEKLTLSGCLITEDGCASLVSALKSNPHHLQELDLSYNHPGDSGVNMLSAGLRDPHWRLEMLRVEPAGNRYLKPGPWRYSCQLTFDRDTINQNFQLSNNDRKVTDMQKAHSDTDYLDRRNIPQLLCRNVISDRCYWEVEWRGKIEISVTYRGIRRRGLTNDSVCAKSDDSWSLSCSDDGYTVSHYKNRKLLSSSSFSTVSNRVAVYVDCPAGSLSFYRVSSDSLIHLHTFNTTFTDTLYPGFTVLPGSSVFLC, from the exons atgaacaaact gaTAGAGAAAGTCACACTTAAAAACGAGAATGAATCCAAGGACCTGTCCTTCAAAAGCCATGATTCAAAGGATATGTGGTGGGATTTTAAATCAgatcaacctccaccaccagagag gaTGGAGAAAGTCACACTTAAAAACGAGCATGAATTTAGGGACCTGTCCTTCAAAAGCCATGATTCAAGGGATATGTGGTGGGATTTTAAATCAgatcaacctccaccaccagagag AATGAGCCAGAAGATATCAGAGATTCCCAGTGGTCCATCTGGCCCCCAAtatcaaacacagctggactccatatttatg ttactgaaggaaaacattgtcacttttgtgaCGAATGAGTTGAAGAAGATCCAGAAGGTTTTGAGTCCAGAAGACCCAGAATGGTCAGAGTGTGAGAGAGATGATGAGGAGTTGGAAGGTGAGAatgaagagcagaggaagagtagcagagaggcagtgatgaagatcacaaTAAACTTCCTGAGAAGGATGAAACAGGAGGAGCTGGTTGAGCGACTCCAGCGCA AACATCTTACTGCAATTGGTCAACATAAACTAAAATCCAGTCTGAAGAAAAAGTTCCAGTGTGTCTTTGAGGGAATcgctaaagcaggaagtccaacccttctgaaccagatctacacagagctctacatcacagagggagggactggaggagtcaatgatgaacatgaggtcagacagattgaaacagcatccaggaaaccacacagaccagaaacaacaatcagacaagaagacatctttaaagtccaacctggaagagatcaatcaatcagaacagtgatgacaaagggagtggctggcattgggaaaacagtcttaacacagaagttcactctggactgggctgaagacaaagcccaccagaacatccagttcatatttccattcactttcagagaactgaatgtgctgaaagagaaaaagttcagcttggtggaactGATTCATCACTTCTTTAccgaaaccaaagaaatctgcagctttgagcactttcaggttctgttcatctttgatggcctggatgagagtcgacttcctctggacttccacaacaaggagatcctgactgatgctacagagtccacctcagtggatgttctgctgacaaacctcatcaggggcaaactgcttccctctgctctcctctggataaccacacgacctgcagcagccagacagatccctcctcagtgtgttggcatggtaacagaggtcagagggttcactgacccacagaaggaggagtacttcaggaagagattcagagatgagcagcaggccagcaggatcatctcccacatgaagacatcacgaagcctccacatcatgtgccacatcccagtcttctgctggatcactgctacagttctaAAGGATGTGCTGGAGatcagagagggaggagagctgcctagcaccctgactgagatgtacatccacttcctggtggttcagaccaaagtgaagaaggtcaagtatgatgaaggagcagaaaaagatccacactggagtccagagagcaggaagatgattgagtctctgggaaaactggcctttgatcagctgcagaaaggaaacctgatcttctatgaatcagacctgacagagtgtggcatcgatatcagagcagcctcagtgtactcaggagtgttcacacagatctttagagaggagagagggctgtaccaggacaaggtgttctgcttcgtccatctgagtgttcaggagtttctggctgctcttcatgtccatctgaccttcatcaactctggtgtcaacctgatggaagaaaaacaatcagctATCCCTACATtgtttcacaaatcaaaaataatatctCTACACCAGAATGCTGTTGACCGGGCCTTACATAGTtcaaatggacacctggaccTGCTGCTCCGTTTTCTgctgggactttcactgcagaccagTCAGAGACTCCTTAAAGGTCTGTTtacacagacaggaagtggttctCAGAGCAATCAGAGACTTTTACAAGGTCTGCTTGtacagacaggaagtagctctCAGACCAATCAGAAAATAGTTCAATATATCAAGGAGAAGATCAAtgagaatgtgtctgcagagaaaagcatcaatctgttccactgtctgaatgaactgaatgatcgttctctagtggaggagatccaacagtctctgagttcaggaagtctctcaACAGAcaaactgtctcctgctcagtggtcagctctgggtttcattttgttgtcaTCAGGAgaagatctggatgtgtttgatctgaagaaatactctgcttcagaggaggtttttctgaggctgctgccagtggttaaagcctccaacaaagctct ACTGAGTAACTGCAACCtttcagagagaagctgtgaagctctgtcctcagttctcaggtCCCAGTCTTCAAGTCTTAAAGAACTGGACCTGAAAAACAATAGTTTgaaggattcaggagtgaagcttctatCTGATGGACTAAAGAGTCCATACTGCAAACTAGAGAAACTAAC CTTGTCAGGCTGCCTGATCACAGAAGatggctgtgcttctctggtaTCAGCACTCAAATCAAACCCCCATCATCTTCAAGAGTTGGATTTGAGCTACAATCACCCAGGTGACTCAGGAGTGAATATGCTTTCGGCTGGACTGAGAGATCCACATTGGAGACTTGAAATGCTAAG ggtggagcctgctggtAACCGATATTTAAAACCAGGTCCATGGAGGT attcatGTCAGCTGACATTTGACCGAGACACAATAAACCAAAACTTCCAACTTTCAAACAACGACAGGAAGGTGACAGATATGCAGAAGGCTCACTCAGATACTGATTATCTAGACAGAAGAAATATtcctcagctgctgtgtagaaaTGTTATCAGTGATCGCTGTTATTGGGAGGTTgagtggagaggaaaaataGAGATATCAGTAACTTATAGAGGAATCCGTAGGAGAGGACTTACTAATGACTCTGTGTGTGCAAAGAGTGATGATTCCTGGAGTTTGAGCTGCTCTGACGACGGTTACACTGTCAGTCATTATAAGAACAGGAAGCTCCTTTCATCATCCTCTTTTTCCACTGTttctaacagagtagcagtgtatgtggactgtcctgctggcagTCTGTCCTTttacagagtttcctctgactctcTAATCcacctccacaccttcaacaccacattcactgatACCTTGTATCCTGGATTTACAGTCCTACCGGGTTCCTCAGTGTTCCTGTGTTGA
- the LOC116712761 gene encoding NLR family CARD domain-containing protein 3-like isoform X4, which yields MNKLIEKVTLKNENESKDLSFKSHDSKDMWWDFKSDQPPPPERMSQKISEIPSGPSGPQYQTQLDSIFMLLKENIVTFVTNELKKIQKVLSPEDPEWSECERDDEELEGENEEQRKSSREAVMKITINFLRRMKQEELVERLQRKHLTAIGQHKLKSSLKKKFQCVFEGIAKAGSPTLLNQIYTELYITEGGTGGVNDEHEVRQIETASRKPHRPETTIRQEDIFKVQPGRDQSIRTVMTKGVAGIGKTVLTQKFTLDWAEDKAHQNIQFIFPFTFRELNVLKEKKFSLVELIHHFFTETKEICSFEHFQVLFIFDGLDESRLPLDFHNKEILTDATESTSVDVLLTNLIRGKLLPSALLWITTRPAAARQIPPQCVGMVTEVRGFTDPQKEEYFRKRFRDEQQASRIISHMKTSRSLHIMCHIPVFCWITATVLKDVLEIREGGELPSTLTEMYIHFLVVQTKVKKVKYDEGAEKDPHWSPESRKMIESLGKLAFDQLQKGNLIFYESDLTECGIDIRAASVYSGVFTQIFREERGLYQDKVFCFVHLSVQEFLAALHVHLTFINSGVNLMEEKQSAIPTLFHKSKIISLHQNAVDRALHSSNGHLDLLLRFLLGLSLQTSQRLLKGLFTQTGSGSQSNQRLLQGLLVQTGSSSQTNQKIVQYIKEKINENVSAEKSINLFHCLNELNDRSLVEEIQQSLSSGSLSTDKLSPAQWSALGFILLSSGEDLDVFDLKKYSASEEVFLRLLPVVKASNKALLSNCNLSERSCEALSSVLRSQSSSLKELDLKNNSLKDSGVKLLSDGLKSPYCKLEKLTLSGCLITEDGCASLVSALKSNPHHLQELDLSYNHPGDSGVNMLSAGLRDPHWRLEMLRVEPAGNRYLKPGPWRYSCQLTFDRDTINQNFQLSNNDRKVTDMQKAHSDTDYLDRRNIPQLLCRNVISDRCYWEVEWRGKIEISVTYRGIRRRGLTNDSVCAKSDDSWSLSCSDDGYTVSHYKNRKLLSSSSFSTVSNRVAVYVDCPAGSLSFYRVSSDSLIHLHTFNTTFTDTLYPGFTVLPGSSVFLC from the exons atgaacaaact gaTAGAGAAAGTCACACTTAAAAACGAGAATGAATCCAAGGACCTGTCCTTCAAAAGCCATGATTCAAAGGATATGTGGTGGGATTTTAAATCAgatcaacctccaccaccagagag AATGAGCCAGAAGATATCAGAGATTCCCAGTGGTCCATCTGGCCCCCAAtatcaaacacagctggactccatatttatg ttactgaaggaaaacattgtcacttttgtgaCGAATGAGTTGAAGAAGATCCAGAAGGTTTTGAGTCCAGAAGACCCAGAATGGTCAGAGTGTGAGAGAGATGATGAGGAGTTGGAAGGTGAGAatgaagagcagaggaagagtagcagagaggcagtgatgaagatcacaaTAAACTTCCTGAGAAGGATGAAACAGGAGGAGCTGGTTGAGCGACTCCAGCGCA AACATCTTACTGCAATTGGTCAACATAAACTAAAATCCAGTCTGAAGAAAAAGTTCCAGTGTGTCTTTGAGGGAATcgctaaagcaggaagtccaacccttctgaaccagatctacacagagctctacatcacagagggagggactggaggagtcaatgatgaacatgaggtcagacagattgaaacagcatccaggaaaccacacagaccagaaacaacaatcagacaagaagacatctttaaagtccaacctggaagagatcaatcaatcagaacagtgatgacaaagggagtggctggcattgggaaaacagtcttaacacagaagttcactctggactgggctgaagacaaagcccaccagaacatccagttcatatttccattcactttcagagaactgaatgtgctgaaagagaaaaagttcagcttggtggaactGATTCATCACTTCTTTAccgaaaccaaagaaatctgcagctttgagcactttcaggttctgttcatctttgatggcctggatgagagtcgacttcctctggacttccacaacaaggagatcctgactgatgctacagagtccacctcagtggatgttctgctgacaaacctcatcaggggcaaactgcttccctctgctctcctctggataaccacacgacctgcagcagccagacagatccctcctcagtgtgttggcatggtaacagaggtcagagggttcactgacccacagaaggaggagtacttcaggaagagattcagagatgagcagcaggccagcaggatcatctcccacatgaagacatcacgaagcctccacatcatgtgccacatcccagtcttctgctggatcactgctacagttctaAAGGATGTGCTGGAGatcagagagggaggagagctgcctagcaccctgactgagatgtacatccacttcctggtggttcagaccaaagtgaagaaggtcaagtatgatgaaggagcagaaaaagatccacactggagtccagagagcaggaagatgattgagtctctgggaaaactggcctttgatcagctgcagaaaggaaacctgatcttctatgaatcagacctgacagagtgtggcatcgatatcagagcagcctcagtgtactcaggagtgttcacacagatctttagagaggagagagggctgtaccaggacaaggtgttctgcttcgtccatctgagtgttcaggagtttctggctgctcttcatgtccatctgaccttcatcaactctggtgtcaacctgatggaagaaaaacaatcagctATCCCTACATtgtttcacaaatcaaaaataatatctCTACACCAGAATGCTGTTGACCGGGCCTTACATAGTtcaaatggacacctggaccTGCTGCTCCGTTTTCTgctgggactttcactgcagaccagTCAGAGACTCCTTAAAGGTCTGTTtacacagacaggaagtggttctCAGAGCAATCAGAGACTTTTACAAGGTCTGCTTGtacagacaggaagtagctctCAGACCAATCAGAAAATAGTTCAATATATCAAGGAGAAGATCAAtgagaatgtgtctgcagagaaaagcatcaatctgttccactgtctgaatgaactgaatgatcgttctctagtggaggagatccaacagtctctgagttcaggaagtctctcaACAGAcaaactgtctcctgctcagtggtcagctctgggtttcattttgttgtcaTCAGGAgaagatctggatgtgtttgatctgaagaaatactctgcttcagaggaggtttttctgaggctgctgccagtggttaaagcctccaacaaagctct ACTGAGTAACTGCAACCtttcagagagaagctgtgaagctctgtcctcagttctcaggtCCCAGTCTTCAAGTCTTAAAGAACTGGACCTGAAAAACAATAGTTTgaaggattcaggagtgaagcttctatCTGATGGACTAAAGAGTCCATACTGCAAACTAGAGAAACTAAC CTTGTCAGGCTGCCTGATCACAGAAGatggctgtgcttctctggtaTCAGCACTCAAATCAAACCCCCATCATCTTCAAGAGTTGGATTTGAGCTACAATCACCCAGGTGACTCAGGAGTGAATATGCTTTCGGCTGGACTGAGAGATCCACATTGGAGACTTGAAATGCTAAG ggtggagcctgctggtAACCGATATTTAAAACCAGGTCCATGGAGGT attcatGTCAGCTGACATTTGACCGAGACACAATAAACCAAAACTTCCAACTTTCAAACAACGACAGGAAGGTGACAGATATGCAGAAGGCTCACTCAGATACTGATTATCTAGACAGAAGAAATATtcctcagctgctgtgtagaaaTGTTATCAGTGATCGCTGTTATTGGGAGGTTgagtggagaggaaaaataGAGATATCAGTAACTTATAGAGGAATCCGTAGGAGAGGACTTACTAATGACTCTGTGTGTGCAAAGAGTGATGATTCCTGGAGTTTGAGCTGCTCTGACGACGGTTACACTGTCAGTCATTATAAGAACAGGAAGCTCCTTTCATCATCCTCTTTTTCCACTGTttctaacagagtagcagtgtatgtggactgtcctgctggcagTCTGTCCTTttacagagtttcctctgactctcTAATCcacctccacaccttcaacaccacattcactgatACCTTGTATCCTGGATTTACAGTCCTACCGGGTTCCTCAGTGTTCCTGTGTTGA